From Sander vitreus isolate 19-12246 chromosome 5, sanVit1, whole genome shotgun sequence:
TATGTCTCTACCTCAAAGCTGTCAACaattttttttggacaaatgtacaaacacattgTGCCTTGATTGTTTGGATTATACCTAACCCTATAATAGGTACCCTATTATACagtaaagaattaaaaaaaaaaaaaaaaaaaaaaaggaaaaaaagttgcATTTTATATCATTTCCGGTATTTCTTTACTGAAGCTACTTTTATACCCATTTCCCATACAACACTGAGTATTTTTTGTTGGTACATTTTATAAGGAACCCAGTAATATTCCTGTAGTGCCCACTTCACTGTGACCTTATGAACCGAATCCTTTTTCTAAATCTAATTTTTAAAATGCTCAATGGTGACCTTAAGATTTAAGTTTAAGATGTGTTTGTAACAACGGTAATGGTTCTATTAATAAGGTATTCCCATGGGGACCTGAAGATGAAAGGTTTCTCTGGTGGCAGTGGTGcaacatttaaaggtgctgtaggtaggattgtgaagctCCAGGATAGTAACTTCTCAGTCTCTCttcctaagcccccccccccggctctgattggtgcatctgaacagggagcggtggatttttgctgTAGAGGAAgctgccagaggagctggattttttttttttttttttaaatgacctgcttcatgtagttctactggaacatagggtcattttcaacaaatatgacagaaagttagttttataagtcttacctactgcaccttttaacaAGGCAGTCAATACAAAGACAAAATTAGTGCAAAAACAAGACAAACGGTGTAAAGAGTCACTGCAAGGATGTAAACATAGACAGATTTAAAACCAAACGGTAAAGCGGCAGAGGTTCCAGAGCTGCAACGATCAGTCGGTTTCTTGATTAGCCGATTGACAGAAAGTTAACCGGAAACTATTTtgagaataaatgaataatttaagacacattttaagcaaaaatgccatgTCCTTTATGTGTAAAATCTGTGTGATCTGCATTTAAAAgtcagtttttgtgtgttttttattttgcagcatGATGTTGCTGTGGAACAGGAGTTACCAGCAGTTTGACCTGGTGGTGAGCTCTGTCACCACCAAGGTGAAGGGTATAGCTCAGACCCAGCTGCCTGGGGTCGGGGATGAGGTCTGGGATGTGGTGGACTACAGTGGACCCCCACAGGTAGCCTCAGTCCTCTGGGTTTTGGGTATTTAGCCAAGAGGACAacagaaaataatgtaattttgtTTTCAGGACAAGAACTCCTTCTTTGTGGTGACCAATGTCATCGTGACGAAGGATCAGAAGCAGGGGAAATGCCCAGAGGTgctccatcatcatcattaatATTCGTTTATCTATTAAACTGGTATAATGTTTCAGTGCTGCTAATGGTACCTTGACTCAGATGTAAAGTTGGCAAACCTTTCTTATTATGCAGCAGTGTTTATATTCCAGGTTCCCCTTAAAGGCAAATTGTGTCGCACAGATAAGGACTGTGAGAAAGGAGGCTGGGATCAGCAGAGCCACGGTACGCTCACTTCTCCTTCAGTACATTtacacgcacacaaaaaaacaggtttacatgtaggcctatttatAGTTACCTGGTTACTGTAAATCCTTGTATACTGTACGCAGCAGATCTGTAACCAGATTACTTCCATAcctcaagctttttttttggaagcttTACTGACTTTATTGTGATACAGGTCACCTGGTtcaccaaggctcagtccttaccgcagtggcCCTAGTTCAATTCCAAcccgcagccctttgctgcaagtcgtcccctctctctctccctatagCTGTCCTTTTgaattaaaggcaaaaaagcccaaaaaattatctttaaaaatgtatttttcttcttcagtttATCGGTTTTGGATAGACTCACTACAGCAACACCTACCTTGTCCTTAGTTGACACCTGTTTCCACAAGAAGCAGAGGAATGTGTCATTCATGTGTTGAAGTTTTAGCTTCAGCCAAAAGCTCTTAGCTCTCTGCTACTAGTCTAGATTTGAGTTACAGTTGACGCTGTTGTCACCTCACATCAGCTGCTGCAGAAATCAAACCTGCGACTTTTCAAACTCCGTTGTGACAGAATCAGGCGAgtttaaatgcaggactgtttgttttctttctgcagGGATTAGGACAGGCTCATGTGTGAAGTTTGACGTGTTGAGGAAAACCTGTGAGGTCTCTGCGTGGTGTCCAGTCGAAACCAGGACGAACCCTCCGAGGTAAAGTCTATTACTATTTTgttgtcagacatttatttctttGTCACGTAACCTCTCACTCAGCAGGAATTTAAGTTGcacaacatttaattttgagGCACCAACATGTTTTAACTTAAACCTGCAACAACTGATTTttctggccacttgggggcagcagaattAAGTTGTGAACACATTGACATATCATCATCTTTAAGTTGAACTTGTTTGCAAATAGTGCTTTTTAAAGCCAccgtacactacctgctcagcagcaaaccGCAGACAGccacagttagagactagctggtgaaaacttaaaacatttagcagctaaagagacatatTAGGAGTTGGTGAAGACCAAAAACGGAGCTAAAAGGGAGAGAATATTGGACTTGCATCCACAGTTTGAGTCTcattaaaatgtactgtattgaCTTACATGTATAATTAAGCGTTATTACACAGGAGGGTGTGCTTTAACGTCATTGCGCTGATGTCTGCAACCATCACTGAAGTGCCAGTAATGACGTTTAAAGCACACCTCGAGTATAATATTGCGATTATActaacggttaccaacaaaataaaagatggaatcaaacttttttttctttttttttggggcagtTTGCTCgggaataaacaaaaacaaacaggatttatagtccctgcTGAGTCAGCCAGCCAAAttgagctaatgttagctttgtGAAGATCGtaggatttcccaaactgaataaatactgCACATATCAACACAAAACTGATTTGCTAGCTCAAATGTGTTGTAACTAgtctcgagaaggaacttgttttggtggaacgtgtacggtcaaaggttgttttagtcgtgcaacagaaaactcagattggacagatagtctagctagctgtctggctttaccctgcagagatctgaggagcagttaaccatagtcctcagaaatccaccggagtttgaaatgccaacacaaagaaagcccaaagcaacggacatccggcctaaatgagtgaaatccggcggaatttcggGGGGCAACGAAGCAATCCTAGAAATGGAATGTCATGGATATAGATTATGTTGTAACTCAAATATTTGCTTTCCTGAGCATGGTGTGCTATCATGCATATTTGAGCCTGTTCTAAATGTCTAGTTGACTAATCGCATTGCATTGTCTGAACTTCTTGTTGTATCTTTTTTACGATACAGGCCCGCTCTGCTGGCAGCAGCTGAGAACTTCACAGTCCTCATCAAAAACAACATCAGATTCCCTGCATTCAACTTCATCCGGTGagaattatttttgactgatggGGTTTGAAATATTTTTCTAACTTTATGCAGTGCAGCCACAGCTGTGTTTGTGCGGCAACAAGTTTCACATCTGTGGCAATGTAGTTTTCTGGGAttcaaaaaatctgaaaaatcaGTCTGTCGGCACGTCAACAAAGTAGtagttttcttctctctttggGGTTTTATTATTGGTTCACCATGTTTTGTCATATCACTTGCATATTATCGTTTGCATTTTATCATGGTGAAAATGAGCGAAATACTTTGCATATCCTTCAAGTATTTGCCTGCATGATTTtattatcaaataaaaaaagccaATGAAACATTTAGTGTCATTTGACACTGAAACCCTCTGCTGGTCTTTAGGACACATTGAGTCCACCACCAGTCAGTGCCTTCAGTGGGAGAGGAACTCAGATTTTCTGTGAATATTTGAGTCTATTTTGTTCGACAGAAGAAACATTCTCCCAGAGATGAATGATGCCTACCTGAGGAGCTGTCGCAGAGGAAAAGACTTGCTGTGTCCCATCTTCAGACTGGGAGACGTTGTTCGAGAGGCCGGCGAGAACTTCACTGAAATGGCCATAGAGGTGAggttaaaatgttcaaatgtttctgCAGTGaaagcaacatttatttttcttgcaACCTGGGTTATATTTTCGTAGTTGTAGCCACAGTTCCGATCAGTTTTGAGAACATTTTACTAAGACAGTAATGTTATCTTGccggtagcctgcagcttgaCTTTTCCAGACAACATAGCCACTACAGGAGTCTGcgaagaaaaaaactgaactgaGAAATCCTCCTGCCTCCCTGAAGTCACTgttgtggcaacattttgcctaCCCTGTGAATTAGTTATGTAAAGAAAAAGCATGTGGGCTCCATGGTGCATTCATGTCACCTTgttaaactaatggtgcattcaatttAACTTCGTCAATTCTACTGACTCTTTTTTTGGGTTTCCTTCAGTGAGCGTACGTTGTCCTCAGCAAGAGATCAAGTTAAGTTGAAATGAAACTACCAAAAAAAGGTAGTGTTGCCTCAAACCTTCTTTAGTTTGTGTAGATTAAAGTGGAAAGTCGGCGTTGTCAGTGTAATAGTAAAAATACATATGTGCCTAACAGATCATTGAGCTTTTCCCAAGAATTCCTATTTTTTGTTATCATAATTAGTAATTAGGTCATGTTTCTTTTACGTTTTACGCattattttcttaaaacaacTGATAAATAAATACCTGTGCTGTCAGAATAGTTCATCCTCCATGTAAAAAATCCACTTGTTTCAAGTATTTTGTGAAATCCTCTGATTGCAGTGCAGCTGCCTCCcttattcatttttgtttcaagACAAACCTTTTAAACgttgttaaatgtaaaaaaaacttctaAAGAGAAGTGGATTTCTGTTGGAACCAAGTTGAAATACTCTTACTGCATTGGCagattttattcacattttaagaaaataaggCTTTTAAGACCTGTTTATAGACAGGAGTGACTCAAAAATATGCAGAGCTCCCCAGTGTTCAGCTatcttttgtaaaaaaacaagaaaaaagtaaaagattCACAAACTTCAGTTATAAAATTTCAACATCTTGCATCTGTAGGAAGGACTTCTTTCTACAGAAACAGAGTCTGGTCTGTGTAAGCTTGTGCTGCGGTGATTTATGGGATACATTTAATGCTGAAAACAAGCTTTTATACTATATTTTTGATGTGAGTAAATTGAGGGTACGCACTCAGTTTGAGCAAAGAccagcagtggaagaagtattcagatactataccacactgtacaaatactccattacaagtaaaaatcctgcattggaaatgttactGAAGTAAATGGGGCTGGGTGTCGTTTAAAACATTTCGATACTGATACCAATAccatgactttgataccggttcctaaacgatacttttttagaaaccaattttataaaacaaaaagaaattacaacattacacattatggcacaaatctttggttatttatttttcagctcctactatgcGAGCCTCGTCTCTGTGTaatgtagagtttttcctgcctgcctctatgacctgtaacgttagacagccaatcggcagcattattagatctcggTAGacgcatgctgcatgcttattggctcactgatgctgacgagatttactccttagggattgaaattgggtattgaattcAGTACCCAGACCTAGAACTAGAAGTAcataagtattatcagcaaaatgtacgaaaagtatcaaaagtaaatgcAGAACATTGGCCCATGTGAGTTAAACATTGAGTTTACTCAAATCTGGAACATGGAATGACTCCTTCATGGTCGGGGAGGTTTTGTGGTTAAAAACCCCCACTTCCTGTGTTGACCACAGGGGGGCGTCATCGGCATACTGATCAATTGGGACTGCAACCTGGACCGGCTCATGCAGCGCTGCCTTCCCAAATACTCCTTCATACGGCTGGACGAGAAAGAGAGCAACAAGACGCTGTATCCCGGCCTCAACTTCAGGTGAGTGAgccagggtcaaaggtcaactttACAGTCATCACAACCACTATAGGAAATTTGATTCTTTTTAGAAAGACTTTTAAGAGAGAGAGTTTAAAAACAGTTTGTGCTGATAGTGTAATGGTCCATAACTTACATTTGTCCGTGTTTTTTATGTCCAtgaatttacatgaaaacaattTTAGGCTTCAGGATTTccccatttgtttttttgttggattGGAAACAACATTTATGGCCAGGGAGCCCTGTTCAAGATAGGCAGCAGAATACAATTTTCATATGCAAGTACAAACCGATCAGGGGACAGATTACACTTCAAAAAAACATACCAAAATgtaacaacagacacacaagaTACAGGAATCGGAGGCTAAAAGAATCGTGGCAAATAATGGCACCTGTTAAAAGCAATAACATTGTTCTGTAAAAACGGACTTTGAAGTAATTTTAAACTTGTCAAGAGAGGGTAAAGATTCCTTGCAGCTCCTTCTAAACTTGCGGGCGTGAAAGCAAAAGGCCGATTTACCCAGCTATGTTCGGATGATTGGGACTCTAGTCTAATATCcgcaacgttccacttccgggttgttcaggtgccgcaggaaattcagCCGGTTTGtccctctttttggccggatgtccgttaccttccgctttctttgttgtaattttaaactccagtggatttctgaggactatggttaactgctcctcagatctctgcagggtaaatccagacagctagctagactatctgtccaatctgagttttctgttgcacgactaaaacaacctttgaatgtaaacatgttccaccaaaacaagttccttccctaggctattttgcagcggcaccggggctccgtccggtgcttagtgCTGCCgatggcgattgtgattggtttaaagaaatgccaataaaccagaacatgttttttctcccatcccaggaacgctgtgtggaccagccagaccttcctccacggcgctgcagggaagggtctggctagtcaaaGCGAGACTATTGGGACCATAATGAGAATTTCTCTGATCTAGTGTTATAGCTACTGCAGTAAACTGGATATTTACTGCAGTAATTTACCCAGTAAACATACTGAACATATCTCCTAAAATACTGTAAAGTGCATCGATCCATTTCATATAGGTTACGAAGGCTTGTGCAAGTTATAAACCGAAGGCAGCTTGATAGATTACATCCCAACTGGCACATCTCGTTTGATTTCAGATTTGGGGTAAACAATCCTGCTTCATGCTTCACTGTGTGCTgcaatgtttcttttttatttttatcatttctGCTGTCGTCTGATCAGATATGCAAAGTACAACACAGTGAACGGAGTAGAGGAGCGAACGCTGTACAAAGCATTTGGGATCAGGTTTGATGTCATGGTGTTCGGACAGgtgggtttgtttttttagaattAATATCTTTAaacttaacatttaaaacaattattatgtttttatttgtgaaacTTTATATTTCCTAGTTTGGGCatttatttgtgttgtgtttgagaGGTAATTGTCCAAGATGCCATAACTTTATCATCAACTCTATTTGTCCTTGCCTTCTTTGCACACAGGAACTGTTGACATCAGTGTTTTTATACATCTGGAGGAgttagaaaaacaaacaagtgaCCGTTTGATCTGTTTTGCAGGCGGGAAAGTTTAGCTTCATTCACCTCATCATCTACATCGGATCAACGCTGTCGTACTACGCTCTGGTGAGAGACCACACAGGGTTCAGCTGCCGCCACAACAGTGTCCATTCATGCATTTATCCTCCCTTAGTACTGAACACAATGGCAGTCAGTGTTGGAGTGTACAAGAGTGGGATGTTAAATGGTGGCTGCATCTGGACTAACTGAATGAATCACTACAGAAGAAAAGCTAAAGGCCAAacattaggggtgggggaaaaaaaaatctatacagcatagtatcacaatactttccgtggcaatactgtgtCGATACATAgatgccaagtatcgatctattattatatatgtgttggtcaggttggctgcttgacaatcccattttgcagcaataaaattgaagtgagataaACAAACGGATACATTTAtcattttagataaaacagatgttgacaagtTTCTTTTTGGGGAA
This genomic window contains:
- the p2rx7 gene encoding P2X purinoceptor 7 isoform X1, encoding MPCCGVLCQYETNKLVRIQSVRLGSLKWSMNAAILLFICMMLLWNRSYQQFDLVVSSVTTKVKGIAQTQLPGVGDEVWDVVDYSGPPQDKNSFFVVTNVIVTKDQKQGKCPEVPLKGKLCRTDKDCEKGGWDQQSHGIRTGSCVKFDVLRKTCEVSAWCPVETRTNPPRPALLAAAENFTVLIKNNIRFPAFNFIRRNILPEMNDAYLRSCRRGKDLLCPIFRLGDVVREAGENFTEMAIEGGVIGILINWDCNLDRLMQRCLPKYSFIRLDEKESNKTLYPGLNFRYAKYNTVNGVEERTLYKAFGIRFDVMVFGQAGKFSFIHLIIYIGSTLSYYALTTMMIDWLIGTSCYSAEVGQNYSEKKVESVQDKRKCILCVSYVDENNIRLVKRSQKKSLQDLKPMSVQPYKEDTGHLRAVLCLLQPGDGVDHDAPPPLDHKPNPHSKPQRPAWCKCDCCTPSSLPHEELCCRRSVGACITSSPLFEQLVLCRPLLEAVLLFRDPLCPPAVRCQTSALRHCAYSQYISWRFGVPPNDTHPAIPSCCVRRVREEYPSVDGQYSGFRPARMTSTEACANGEL
- the p2rx7 gene encoding P2X purinoceptor 7 isoform X2, which encodes MPCCGVLCQYETNKLVRIQSVRLGSLKWSMNAAILLFICMMLLWNRSYQQFDLVVSSVTTKVKGIAQTQLPGVGDEVWDVVDYSGPPQDKNSFFVVTNVIVTKDQKQGKCPEVPLKGKLCRTDKDCEKGGWDQQSHGIRTGSCVKFDVLRKTCEVSAWCPVETRTNPPRPALLAAAENFTVLIKNNIRFPAFNFIRRNILPEMNDAYLRSCRRGKDLLCPIFRLGDVVREAGENFTEMAIEGGVIGILINWDCNLDRLMQRCLPKYSFIRLDEKESNKTLYPGLNFRYAKYNTVNGVEERTLYKAFGIRFDVMVFGQAGKFSFIHLIIYIGSTLSYYALTTMMIDWLIGTSCYSAEVGQNYSEKKVESVQDKRKCILCVSYVDENNIRLVKRSQKKSLQDLKPMSVQPYKIRSNSKQPRENWKKPQIEQLRRDPSPRMDIHAIGGHGTPEGRPLSAPAG